One Oceanithermus desulfurans genomic region harbors:
- a CDS encoding EF-Tu C-terminal domain-related protein: IKPIALEEGLRFAIREGGRTVGAGVVTKILE, translated from the coding sequence CATCAAGCCCATCGCCCTGGAAGAAGGCCTCCGCTTCGCCATCCGCGAGGGCGGCCGCACCGTGGGCGCTGGGGTCGTGACCAAGATTCTGGAGTAA